GCGAGCTCGGCGGGCTCACCCTGGTGGCGTGAGCGGCCGGTCGCCGCGAGGTAGGCGCGCGTCAGCTCGCCGACCTCCTCGCCGAGCTTGAGGACCGCCCAGTCGTCGGTGCGCTCGATGCCGTGCAGCCGCGCGTAGACGCGGCTGATCGTCTCGACCTCACGCTGCGCGTCGGCGAGCTCCACCGGTCACTCGACCGTGACGGACTTGGCGAGGTTGCGCGGCTGGTCGACGTCGAGGCCCTTGGCGGTCGCGAGCTCGCACGCGAACACCTGCAGCGGCACGACCGCGAGCAGCGGCGCGAGCAGCGTGGGCGTCTGCGGCACGTAGAACACCTCGTCCGCGAACGGGCGCACCGCCTCGTCGCCGTCCTCGGCGATCACGAGCGTGCGGGCGCCGCGCGCGCGGATCTCCTGGATGTTCGAGACGACCTTGGAGTGCAGCGAGTGCCGGCCGCGCGGGGACGGGACGACGACGAACACGGGCTGGCCGGGCTCGATGAGCGCGATCGGCCCGTGCTTGAGCTCGCCCGCGGCGAAGCCCTCCGCGTGGATGTACGCGAGCTCCTTGAGCTTGAGCGCGCCCTCCATCGCGACGGGGAACCCGACGTGCCGGCCGAGGAACAGCACCGACTGCGTGTCCGCCATCCAGCGCGCGATCTCACGCACGCGACCCGCGCGGTCGAGGACCTGCTGGATCTTGTCCGGGATGGCACGCAGCTCGTCGAGCGTGCGCGCGACCTCGTCGGCGTACATGTTGCCGCGCAGCTGCGCGAGGTACAGGCCGAGCAGGTAGGCGGCGGTGATCTGCGCGAGGAACGCCTTGGTGGAGGCGACCGCGATCTCCGGACCCGCGTGCGTGTAGAGCACCGCGTCGGACTCGCGCGGGATGGTCGAGCCGTGCGTGTTGACGATCGCGAGGACCTTCGCACCCTGCTCGCGCGCGTGCCGCACGGCCATGAGCGTGTCCATGGTCTCGCCGGACTGCGACACGGCGACCACCAGCGTGCGCTCGTTCACGACCGGGTCGCGGTAGCGGAACTCGTGCGCGAGCTCGACCTCGACGGGGATGCGGCACCAGTGCTCGATCGCGTACTTCGCGACGTGCCCCGCGTACGCGGCGGTGCCGCACGCGACGACGACGATCTTGTCGACCGAGCGCAGCACCGACTCGTCGATGCGCACCTCGTCGAGCACCAGGCGGCCGCTGACGTCCGTGCGGCCGAGCAGCGTGTCCGCGACCGCGTGCGGCTGGTCGTGGATCTCCTTGTCCATGAAGGAGCGGAAGCCGCCCTTCTCCGCGGCGGCCGCGTCCCAGTCGACCGTGTAGCGGCGCGCGTCGGCGGGAGCGCCGTCGAAGTCGGTGACGCTCACCGAGGTCGGCGTGATCGTCACGACCTGGTCCTGGCCCAGCTCGAGCGCCTCGCGCGAGTGCGCGATGAACGCCGCGACGTCCGAGCCGAGGAAGTTCTCCCCCTCGCCCAGCCCGACGACGAGCGGCGAGTCGTGCCGCGCGCCGACGACCGTGTCCGGCACGTCGGCGTGCACGGCCAGCAGCGTGAACGTGCCCTCGAGCGCGCGCGCGACGCGACCCATCGCGGTCGTCAGGTCGCGGGTCTCGCGGTAGGCGCGCGCGAGCAGGTGCGCGACGACCTCGGTGTCGGTCTCCGAGGCGAACTCGACGCCGTCCGCGACGAGCTGCGCCTTGAGCACGGCGAAGTTCTCGACGATGCCGTTGTGGATCACCGCGAGGTCGCCCGCGACGTGCGGGTGCGCGTTGACGTCCGTCGGACCGCCGTGCGTGGCCCAGCGCGTGTGGCCGATCGCGGCGGTCGCGTCGGGCAGCGGGTGCGCGTCGATCTCCTCGACGAGGTTGGCGAGCTTGCCGGCCTTCTTGGCGGTCGCGAGCGCACCCGACGTGCCGACGAGCGCGACGCCCGCGGAGTCGTACCCGCGGTACTCGAGCCGCCGCAGGCCCTCGATCACGACGTCGAGGGGGCGGGCGCTGGCGACCGGGCTACCGACGTAGCCGACGATTCCACACATGCCGGCGAGTCTATCCGCCGCCCCGTGCGCGACCGGTGGCGCGGCAGGTCGCCCACGTCACGTCGCCGCCCGTCACGTCCCTGCTCGCCGCGTCCGGCACAATCGGTGTGTGCTCCCGTCGTCGTCGACGCCGTCCCTGGCTCCCGCCACCCCGTACGTCGACCTCGACCGCGAGGCGTGGCGGCGGCTGTCGGCGTCCACCCCCCTGCCGCTCACCGACGCGGACGTCGAGCGCCTCGCGGGCATCGGCGACCCGATCGACCTCGCCGAGGTGGACGCGATCTACCGCCCGATCTCGCGGCTGCTCGACCTGTACATCGAGGCCACGCGCGGCCTGCACGCCGCGTCGTCGACGTTCCTGCGCGAGGACATCACGCCCACGCCGTTCGTCATCGGCGTCGCGGGCTCGGTCGCGGTCGGCAAGTCCACGACGGCCCGCCTGCTGCGCGAGCTCCTGGCCCGGTGGCCCGCGACCCCGCGCGTGCAGCTCATCACCACCGACGGGTTCCTGTACCCCAACGCGGAGCTCGAACGTCGCGGCCTCATGCAGCGCAAGGGCTTCCCCGAGTCGTACGACCGGCGCGCGCTGCTGCGGTTCGTCTCCAAGGTCAAGGCGGGCAAGCCCGAGGTCACCGCGCCGGTGTACTCGCACCTGACGTACGACATCGTCCCCGACGAGCACATCGTCGTGCGGCGCCCCGACGTGCTCATCGTCGAGGGCCTCAACGTCCTGCAGCCCGCGCGGCCGTCCGCGGAGGGCAGCTCGAGCCTCGCGGTGAGCGACTTCTTCGACTTCTCGATCTACGTGGACGCCAAGCCGCGCGACGTGCGCCAGTGGTACGTCGACCGGTTCCTCAGCCTGCGGCAGACCGCGTTCGCCGACCCGGCGTCGTACTTCCACCGGTACGCGTCGCTGTCCGACGACGAGGCCGTCGAGCGCGCCGAGTCGATCTGGGACTCGATCAACTCCCCGAACCTCGAGCAGAACATCCTGCCGACGCGCAGCCGCGCGACTCTGGTGCTCACCAAGGGCTCGGACCACAGCGTCCAGCGCGTGCGCCTGCGCAAGCTCTGAGCGCCGCGCCGGGCCACTCGCCGGGCCGCTCGCCGGGCCGCTACGGGGTGGGCCGGCCGTGGTGCTGCGGCGTGCGCACCTCGTCGGCCGGTGCGATCGCGGCGGGCTCGTCCGAGCCGTCGCGACCCGACGCCTCGTCGGCCTCGAGGATCGCGGCACCCTCGGGGTCCTTGCGCGCGAGCCACCTGCGCAGCGCCCAGTCGACGACGATGCCGATGACGACACCCCCGACGACCCCGACGACGACGCCCCACAGCGGCGAGTGGTCGCGCAGCGCGGCGCCCGCGCTCACGCCGATCACGGTCGAGTACACCGCCCAGGTGACCGCGGCGATCCCCGCCAGGAACGTGAACCGCCGGCGCGGGAAGCCGACCGCACCCGCGGTCATGTTCACCGCGACACGACCGACCGGGATGTAGCGCGCCGCGATGATGAACGACGCGCCGCGTCGCTCGAGCGCCCGCTCGGCCCACGCCAGCGCGGACTGCCCCCGGCCCGAACGGAAGATCCGCAACCGGTGCACGGGCACCTTGCGCCCGATGCTGAACGCGATCTGGTCACCCGTGAACGCGCCGAGCGCGGCGACGGGCACGACGAGCCACAGGTTCGGCTCACCGCCCGGGCCGACGGCGAGCGCGGCGAGCGCGATCACGACCGACTCGCTGGGGATCGGCGGGAAGAAGCCGTCGATCGTCGCGAACAGGTACATGACCAGGTAGATCCACGGCGAGGCCGCGAGATCGAGCGCCCACTGCTCCAAGCCCATCCCGCTCCCCTCAGGTCCCCCTCGCGGCCCGCTGACCACGCGCCCTGGTCCACCGTACGGGCCCGCGACCCCTCGTGGCATCCGTGACCACCCGGGGCTCACCCCCTGGTCGGGGCCGAACCACCTGATCGGGCAACCGCCTCGCCTGCCCCAACGCGCGCGGGCACCTCAGGGTTCCGTGCCCGACGCGTCCGTCCTGGTCGGCCGCCCCCGGTCAGGCGGGCAGCGGGAAGCCGAGCGCCGCCGAGGCCGCCTCGGGGCGCGGCTCGCCCGCCCACCGCAGCCCGAGCTCGTCGGACGCCGCGAGCGAGCGCAGCTCCGCCCGGTCCAGGTACAGCGTGCCGCGCAGGTGGTCGGTCTCGTGCTGCACGATGCGCGCCGGCCAGCCGGTCAGCACCTCGTCGAGCGCGGCACCCGTCTCGTCGGAGCCCGTGAGCCGCACGCGGCGGTGCCGCGCGACGACCGCCTGGTAGCCGGGGACCGACAGGCAGCCCTCGTAGAACGCCGCGCGCTCGTCGTCGACCGCCGCGTACGACGGGTTGACCAGCACGCGGGGCTGCACGCGGACCCGCTCGCGCACCTCCGCGACGCGCTCGTCGGTCACTCCCGGGTCCTCGACCACGGCGATCGCGAGCGGGAGACCGATCTGCGGTGCCGCGAGCCCGACCCCGGGTGCGTGCCGCATGGTGCGGTGCATGAGCGCGACGAGGGCCGCGAGCTCGTCGTCCGCGAGCTGACCGTCGTACGGGTGCGCCGTGGCCCGCAGCACGGGGTGCCCCGCCCGCACGATGGGCGCGACGTCCTCACCGGCCGCCTCGACGACCCGCAGGACCAGGTCGCGCAGCCGGGCGTCCAGCGACGTCACAGGGCGAGCCGCTCACGCACCACGTCCGCGAGGCCCGCCGCGACGTCGTCCGCCTCGGCCTGCGTCGCCGCCTCGACCATGACGCGCACGAGCGGCTCGGTGCCGCTGGGACGCAGCAGCACGCGGCCCGTGCGGCCCAGCTTCGCCTCCGCCGCGGCGACGGCCGCGAGCAGCGCCTCGTCGTCCGTGCGGTTCTTGTCGACACCCGGCACGTTGACGAGCGTCTGCGGCAGGCGCTCGACGAGCTTGGCCAGCTCGTGCAGCGGCGTGCCCGTCGCCGCGACGCGCGACGCGAGGTGCAGCGCCGTCAGCACGCCGTCACCCGTGGTCGCGTGCTTCGACATGATGATGTGCCCCGACTGCTCGCCGCCGAGCGTGTACCCGCCCGCGCGCATCGCCTCGAGCACGTACCGGTCCCCCACCGCGGTGTCGAGCACCCGGATGCCGACGGACTCCATCGCGAGCTTGAGCCCCAGGTTGCTCATCACGGTCGCGACGAGCGTGTCCTGCGCGAGCTCGCCCGCGTCGCGCAGCGCGACCGCGAGGACGCCCATGATCTGGTCGCCGTCGACGAGCGTGCCCGAGCGGTCCACCGCGAGGCAGCGGTCCGCGTCGCCGTCGAACGCGACGCCCAGGTCCGCGCCCGACGCCACGACGAACGCCTGCAGCTGCTCGGGGTGCGTGGACCCGCACTTCTCGTTGATGTTGCGACCGTCGGGCGAGGCGTTGATGACGACGACGTCCGCGCCGGCCTCGCGCAGCGCGACCGGGCCGACCTCGCTCGCCGCGCCGTTCGCGCAGTCCACCGCGATGCGCAGCCCGGTCAGCGGCGTGCCGATGCTGCCGACGAGGTGCTGCACGTACGCGTCGCCCGCGCCGCCCGTGTCGACGCGGATCCGGCCGACCGCGCCACCCGTCGGGCGGTCCCAGTCCTCACCGATGCGCGCCTCGATCTGCGCCTCGAGGTCGTCGTCGAGCTTGTGCCCGCCGCGCGCGAGGAACTTGATGCCGTTGTCCGGCATCGGGTTGTGCGACGCGGACAGCACGACGCCGATGTCGACGCCCG
The sequence above is a segment of the Cellulomonas palmilytica genome. Coding sequences within it:
- the glmM gene encoding phosphoglucosamine mutase, which encodes MGQLFGTDGVRGLANRDVTAELALDLAVAAAHVLGTRGEFEGHRPRAVVGRDSRASGEFLTAAIAAGLASAGVDVHNVGVLPTPAVAYLTATTGVDIGVVLSASHNPMPDNGIKFLARGGHKLDDDLEAQIEARIGEDWDRPTGGAVGRIRVDTGGAGDAYVQHLVGSIGTPLTGLRIAVDCANGAASEVGPVALREAGADVVVINASPDGRNINEKCGSTHPEQLQAFVVASGADLGVAFDGDADRCLAVDRSGTLVDGDQIMGVLAVALRDAGELAQDTLVATVMSNLGLKLAMESVGIRVLDTAVGDRYVLEAMRAGGYTLGGEQSGHIIMSKHATTGDGVLTALHLASRVAATGTPLHELAKLVERLPQTLVNVPGVDKNRTDDEALLAAVAAAEAKLGRTGRVLLRPSGTEPLVRVMVEAATQAEADDVAAGLADVVRERLAL
- the coaA gene encoding type I pantothenate kinase, which encodes MLPSSSTPSLAPATPYVDLDREAWRRLSASTPLPLTDADVERLAGIGDPIDLAEVDAIYRPISRLLDLYIEATRGLHAASSTFLREDITPTPFVIGVAGSVAVGKSTTARLLRELLARWPATPRVQLITTDGFLYPNAELERRGLMQRKGFPESYDRRALLRFVSKVKAGKPEVTAPVYSHLTYDIVPDEHIVVRRPDVLIVEGLNVLQPARPSAEGSSSLAVSDFFDFSIYVDAKPRDVRQWYVDRFLSLRQTAFADPASYFHRYASLSDDEAVERAESIWDSINSPNLEQNILPTRSRATLVLTKGSDHSVQRVRLRKL
- the glmS gene encoding glutamine--fructose-6-phosphate transaminase (isomerizing); amino-acid sequence: MCGIVGYVGSPVASARPLDVVIEGLRRLEYRGYDSAGVALVGTSGALATAKKAGKLANLVEEIDAHPLPDATAAIGHTRWATHGGPTDVNAHPHVAGDLAVIHNGIVENFAVLKAQLVADGVEFASETDTEVVAHLLARAYRETRDLTTAMGRVARALEGTFTLLAVHADVPDTVVGARHDSPLVVGLGEGENFLGSDVAAFIAHSREALELGQDQVVTITPTSVSVTDFDGAPADARRYTVDWDAAAAEKGGFRSFMDKEIHDQPHAVADTLLGRTDVSGRLVLDEVRIDESVLRSVDKIVVVACGTAAYAGHVAKYAIEHWCRIPVEVELAHEFRYRDPVVNERTLVVAVSQSGETMDTLMAVRHAREQGAKVLAIVNTHGSTIPRESDAVLYTHAGPEIAVASTKAFLAQITAAYLLGLYLAQLRGNMYADEVARTLDELRAIPDKIQQVLDRAGRVREIARWMADTQSVLFLGRHVGFPVAMEGALKLKELAYIHAEGFAAGELKHGPIALIEPGQPVFVVVPSPRGRHSLHSKVVSNIQEIRARGARTLVIAEDGDEAVRPFADEVFYVPQTPTLLAPLLAVVPLQVFACELATAKGLDVDQPRNLAKSVTVE
- a CDS encoding nucleoside triphosphate pyrophosphohydrolase family protein gives rise to the protein MELADAQREVETISRVYARLHGIERTDDWAVLKLGEEVGELTRAYLAATGRSRHQGEPAELADALRDEVADVLGMLMIVAHRLGVDLDEAVEHKWLRWRHLVEEQDLEPQP
- the def gene encoding peptide deformylase, translated to MTSLDARLRDLVLRVVEAAGEDVAPIVRAGHPVLRATAHPYDGQLADDELAALVALMHRTMRHAPGVGLAAPQIGLPLAIAVVEDPGVTDERVAEVRERVRVQPRVLVNPSYAAVDDERAAFYEGCLSVPGYQAVVARHRRVRLTGSDETGAALDEVLTGWPARIVQHETDHLRGTLYLDRAELRSLAASDELGLRWAGEPRPEAASAALGFPLPA
- a CDS encoding DedA family protein translates to MGLEQWALDLAASPWIYLVMYLFATIDGFFPPIPSESVVIALAALAVGPGGEPNLWLVVPVAALGAFTGDQIAFSIGRKVPVHRLRIFRSGRGQSALAWAERALERRGASFIIAARYIPVGRVAVNMTAGAVGFPRRRFTFLAGIAAVTWAVYSTVIGVSAGAALRDHSPLWGVVVGVVGGVVIGIVVDWALRRWLARKDPEGAAILEADEASGRDGSDEPAAIAPADEVRTPQHHGRPTP